Genomic window (Fluviispira vulneris):
TATGTTACCAAATATATACGGAACTGAAATTTTAAAATCCGTTCGCGATAATAATGTAACAGCAGGGACCTTAGTAATTTTACTCACGGCCCGCTCACAAGAAAAAGATAAAGTCGAAGGTTTTGAGTCTGGCGCCGATGATTATATTACTAAACCATTTTCTCCACGCGAATTATTATTAAGAGTTAATGCGTTATTAAGGCGTTCTCATACCTTAAAATCAAATCCTCTTAATTTAGTGAATTCATCACAGAACAATTCTAAAGAAGAAGACAAGACATCCACTCAACTTACAGAAAATAACCATAAAACCATTGTCGCTGGCCCAATTAAAATATACCCAGAGGAATTCAAAGTAACAGTGGGAAATGAGTCTGTTTCTTTAACTGCGACAGAATACCAGTTACTTATTTTTCTTGCTGAAAGAGTTGGTAAGTTACAAAGCCGCGAAGCTTTATTGCAAAAAGTTTGGGGATATGAAGGGCATGTAAATACAAGAACGGTTGACACTCATATTAAACGCTTAAGGCAAAAGCTTGGAACAGCAGGCTCTTTGATTGAAACTATTCATGGTTTCGGATATCAATTGATAGATTCTTAATCTTCATTTAAAATCTTTAAAATTTTTAATTCTTTTAAATCATTTATCTTGTTTTGGGCTGTGAAAATCTGCTCTTTATGGCAGTTTTCAGTTCCCTGATTGACACCATTTAACATATGGCAAAATATTTTTTTTGAATTGAGACGTTGAATGTCTAAATTATTATTTGCTAAATTTCTTATATAGGCCAAAACAAATTGCTCTGATGTACTTAATATATATATATTATCACCTTTCATATAATAATGAATGTCATCTGTGCGTAAATAATTACTTAATCCTCTAAATTCTGTGATTAAAAGTATTTGTCCTTTTGTGTCAGGGAAAAATCCATTCTCAATTTTATGAGCATACATTGAGTTGTATATTTTCATAAGTTGAATACGTGCTTCTGATTGTTGCCCCTTTGCCTTTAAAGTAGAAACCCTCGGCACGACCAATGCACCTAATATTCCAATAATTGACAGTACTAAAATAAGGCTGACAACAGTGTATCCTCGTGTCATTTTAAAATTATAAAAATATTTATAAAAAGCCAATAATATCATATTTAATAAAATCCTCAATAAACTTAAATTGCTTATCGATAGCTTTCGCTCAAATTTAAACCTTTTTTCTATGTGAAAGAGATATTTCTTTTTATATATTGATATTTCTTAACTCTTCTCATATCTTAGAAAGAGTTAAGAAAAAAGGACGAGTCTGTATGTATATAAATACAAATTTTCGTATTAGCGGTTGGCTATTTCCTGATGGAAACTGGATAGATTGCAATCCTTGGGAGCATTTAAAAGCTGCCAAAGAGCTGCCTTTTTTGATCGAAAAATCTAAAACATGCAATAAGTTACAATCACTTTGGGAACATGAAGATGAAGAATTGCTCCGCTCAGAATTAGCAAAAATTGGAATGATTAAAGTATGTTACTACTTAATCGACGCAGATTTTTTAAATACAGGTCAACTTTATAAACTACAAGAATTATTTGCTCTTTCACCTTTAGATGAAGAAATTGAGTTTATTGGTAGAATTAAGCTGAAAATACAGGTACGAATTTTCCTTAAAATCAAAGATCCTGAGAGGTTAAATAACCTTTTTTCCTAAATCTTAAAATATCTTTTAAAATTCCTTATATAGTGGACGAGATAGTCCGAAAAAAGTTAAAGAGGATGCGATCTATTTATATTTTAAATAAACAGATCACAAACTCTTAGTATTAGACGGATAAAATTATGGCAAATTTTAGTGTCACAGGAAATGAGTTTAAAAAAATCAAGGAATCATATATAAGCTATTTAAAGGCGTATATGAAATTAAATAATGGTTCACCAGAAGGAGCAACATCATTTTCGGATTTTTATATTTACAAAACTTTCACGAGCAAATATTCAGATCCTAGAAAATTCATGACGCATGGAATAAGATAAATAAAAGGAATTAAAGTGACAGAAAGAAGTCTATTTTTAAAAGAAAAAGAATTAGAAAACTCTACTGAAAATATTGAGCGTAATATTTTGCGTTACAAAGAAAAAATATTGCCATTTTATAAATCTACAGGATCGACGCATCAGTTTTTAGGTATGAATGACATACCTATTTCATGTCGAATATTTACAAATCCAAATGCGACAGCAAAAATTCTGCTTTGCACAGGTTATAACGAATCATATCTAAAATATGCAGAGCTCATCATGAATCTATTTGAAATGGGTTACTCAATTTTTTGCTTCGATCACCGAGGACAAGGTTTTTCAGGTCGATTTAAAGAACAAGCAAAAAGAGGGTTCGTAGATAATTTTGCAAATTATGTTGATGATCTTTCCTTTTATTTTGAGAATATTGTCAACAGCCAACAAGTGCAATTACCAACTTTTATTCTTGCCCATTCCATGGGGGGAGCAATAGCTACATTAGCTGTTTGTGGAAAAAAAATTAATCCCCTTGGCGTTATTCTTTCTTCACCTATGCATGGTATTGCTCTTTCACCTTATCGCTTCTTAGAATATCCAATCTATCTTCTTACAAAAATATTTTGTAAATTTGGTAAAGAAAAAGAATATGTTTTTGGCCAAACTGATTGCATCCCTTTTAGACCTTTTGAAGGAAATGATGTCACAAATTCAAAATTTAGATATGATGTTTGGCGCAATCATATTGCAGAAATAGAGGATATGCAATTAGGTGGTCCCACATTTGGCTGGATGTCTGAAGCTATAAAAGCTTCTCGGCAAGCACGACATATGGGCTATGATAACAATATTCCATTTTTACTTTTACAGGCTGAAAATGACACGGTTGTAGTAAATTCGACTCAAGATATTTTTATCAATAAATGTGCAAACAGTGAAAAATTTATTCTT
Coding sequences:
- a CDS encoding response regulator transcription factor codes for the protein MKDEKLRILIIEDDKDLNNLLRYTLEASNDFEVKSHFDGDGAFELIQEFLPDLVLLDVMLPNIYGTEILKSVRDNNVTAGTLVILLTARSQEKDKVEGFESGADDYITKPFSPRELLLRVNALLRRSHTLKSNPLNLVNSSQNNSKEEDKTSTQLTENNHKTIVAGPIKIYPEEFKVTVGNESVSLTATEYQLLIFLAERVGKLQSREALLQKVWGYEGHVNTRTVDTHIKRLRQKLGTAGSLIETIHGFGYQLIDS
- a CDS encoding type II secretion system protein encodes the protein MILLAFYKYFYNFKMTRGYTVVSLILVLSIIGILGALVVPRVSTLKAKGQQSEARIQLMKIYNSMYAHKIENGFFPDTKGQILLITEFRGLSNYLRTDDIHYYMKGDNIYILSTSEQFVLAYIRNLANNNLDIQRLNSKKIFCHMLNGVNQGTENCHKEQIFTAQNKINDLKELKILKILNED
- a CDS encoding alpha/beta fold hydrolase codes for the protein MTERSLFLKEKELENSTENIERNILRYKEKILPFYKSTGSTHQFLGMNDIPISCRIFTNPNATAKILLCTGYNESYLKYAELIMNLFEMGYSIFCFDHRGQGFSGRFKEQAKRGFVDNFANYVDDLSFYFENIVNSQQVQLPTFILAHSMGGAIATLAVCGKKINPLGVILSSPMHGIALSPYRFLEYPIYLLTKIFCKFGKEKEYVFGQTDCIPFRPFEGNDVTNSKFRYDVWRNHIAEIEDMQLGGPTFGWMSEAIKASRQARHMGYDNNIPFLLLQAENDTVVVNSTQDIFINKCANSEKFILENAQHEILMEVNFIREKALEQIRKFIYKKIESRKT